One genomic window of bacterium includes the following:
- a CDS encoding glycosyltransferase family 2 protein, protein MSRPKLSVVLIVWEGMRFLPDCLRTLSEDLREISHEVIAIDNGSSDGSAEYIAKEYQSIILIRNGENLGFAKAVNQGIERSTADYILLLNQDIRVKRGAIAALLTKIESDKSLGVVGPKFVGFDGVTQQSARSFPGIRHVWYKFLLLSELFPRHKEFGSWKMSWFDHESELEVDQPMGAALMIRREVIERVGKFDEQFPIFFNDVDFCRRVSDAGYRLLYYPSAVIEHYVGGSTRRYPLKMKWESHKSMYRYLAKYNPWYLRPALWLTGLILLLGVIPALLLSRRKAT, encoded by the coding sequence ATGAGCAGGCCGAAGCTATCTGTGGTGCTGATAGTCTGGGAGGGGATGCGGTTTCTGCCGGATTGCCTGCGGACATTGAGTGAAGATCTGCGAGAGATCTCGCATGAGGTGATCGCGATCGATAATGGGTCAAGCGATGGTTCGGCGGAGTATATCGCAAAAGAGTATCAGTCGATAATACTGATTCGCAATGGGGAGAATCTCGGGTTCGCGAAGGCGGTCAATCAGGGGATAGAAAGATCGACCGCCGATTACATTCTTTTGCTCAATCAGGATATTCGGGTGAAGAGAGGGGCGATCGCTGCGCTACTGACCAAAATTGAGAGTGACAAGTCGCTCGGGGTAGTCGGGCCGAAGTTTGTCGGGTTTGATGGCGTGACGCAACAGTCGGCGCGGAGCTTCCCGGGGATCCGCCATGTCTGGTACAAGTTCTTGCTCCTCTCGGAGCTTTTCCCCCGTCACAAAGAGTTCGGATCATGGAAGATGAGTTGGTTTGATCATGAGAGCGAACTGGAAGTCGATCAGCCGATGGGGGCGGCGCTGATGATTAGGCGTGAAGTGATCGAGCGGGTGGGGAAATTCGACGAGCAGTTTCCGATATTTTTCAATGATGTGGATTTCTGTCGGCGGGTCAGTGACGCGGGGTATCGACTGTTATACTATCCGTCTGCAGTGATAGAGCATTATGTGGGAGGGTCGACGCGGCGGTATCCGCTCAAAATGAAGTGGGAGTCGCACAAATCGATGTATCGCTATCTGGCGAAATACAATCCGTGGTATCTTCGCCCGGCGCTCTGGCTGACCGGGCTGATTTTGTTGCTTGGTGTAATCCCGGCGCTTCTGTTATCTCGACGTAAAGCTACTTAA
- a CDS encoding T9SS type A sorting domain-containing protein yields the protein MLADPNGAVGFVGHSRWGWVGTSYMLQQAFFDSLFAHPDRPAVRAMYGAKSALYFYRDMVYGLNYLGDPALRVYQSIPATATFAADLDDPKTVIVTADNQPLANCEVTLSMADSLIESTITDLSGRVTFTADLDPSFIYNISVVKPGFTVSRGYLSGSIVTDVDDNQPLPGSFALAQNYPNPFNPSTQINFSLPSRAEVSLTIYNLLGQVVAVPVNSEMAAGDHTVIWNAENLSAGVYLYRLNAGVFSETKKMLLLK from the coding sequence TTGCTGGCCGATCCAAACGGTGCGGTTGGATTCGTCGGCCACTCGCGATGGGGTTGGGTCGGCACCAGCTATATGCTGCAACAGGCATTCTTCGACTCCCTCTTCGCCCATCCCGATCGCCCCGCCGTCCGGGCGATGTATGGCGCGAAAAGCGCGCTCTACTTCTATCGCGACATGGTCTATGGCCTGAATTATCTGGGCGACCCTGCCCTTCGCGTTTATCAGTCGATCCCCGCCACCGCGACATTCGCCGCCGATCTGGATGACCCGAAAACAGTGATCGTCACTGCGGACAATCAGCCGCTCGCCAATTGCGAGGTCACCCTTTCCATGGCAGACAGCCTGATTGAATCAACGATCACCGACCTCTCCGGTCGCGTTACCTTCACTGCCGATCTCGACCCGTCATTCATCTACAACATCTCGGTGGTGAAACCCGGCTTCACTGTCAGCCGTGGCTACCTGAGCGGCTCGATCGTCACCGATGTCGACGATAACCAACCGCTCCCCGGATCATTCGCTCTGGCGCAGAATTATCCCAACCCGTTTAATCCGTCGACCCAGATAAACTTCTCGCTCCCTTCGCGGGCCGAAGTCTCACTCACGATCTACAACCTTCTCGGACAGGTTGTGGCCGTCCCCGTCAACTCTGAGATGGCCGCTGGCGACCATACGGTCATCTGGAATGCAGAGAATCTCTCAGCCGGAGTATATCTCTATCGATTGAACGCTGGAGTTTTTTCTGAAACGAAGAAGATGCTACTGCTTAAGTAG
- the mraZ gene encoding division/cell wall cluster transcriptional repressor MraZ: MTGFCGQFQTTLDDKGRFALPAKLRSVRGMSEEPLLDGNITLTKGLDGCLTLYPEPEWAEIQNRLASLSFTQKDFRFFSREFYAAATVVAPDKNGRILVPSHLVAEAGLKKELLVIGVNRWVEIWNPERYQYYKQQYTRSYEEVAERLFMGDDRERT; encoded by the coding sequence TTGACCGGCTTTTGTGGACAGTTCCAAACGACCCTCGATGACAAGGGGCGTTTCGCGTTGCCTGCGAAGCTACGGTCGGTCCGGGGGATGTCCGAAGAGCCACTGCTGGATGGGAACATCACCCTGACCAAAGGTCTGGATGGCTGTTTGACTCTATATCCGGAGCCGGAGTGGGCAGAGATACAGAACCGCCTGGCATCGCTCAGTTTCACACAAAAGGATTTCCGCTTTTTCAGTCGCGAGTTTTATGCAGCGGCCACGGTTGTGGCTCCGGATAAAAACGGCCGCATCCTGGTACCATCGCATTTGGTGGCGGAGGCGGGGCTGAAGAAGGAGTTGCTGGTGATCGGTGTGAACCGTTGGGTAGAAATATGGAATCCTGAGCGCTACCAGTATTACAAGCAGCAGTACACCCGCAGTTACGAGGAAGTAGCGGAACGATTGTTCATGGGCGATGACCGCGAACGAACCTGA
- the rsmH gene encoding 16S rRNA (cytosine(1402)-N(4))-methyltransferase RsmH → MTANEPDGYHQPVLADVVVSLLITDREGAYLDLTAGGGGHLKRLAGALGAHARLYGIDRDPEAIRRATDELSHFKQSHQIIQASFGDLAEVAKQFSDSAFAGILLDLGVSSRQIDDPGRGFSFRQEGPLDMRMDPSSETTAAELIQQSSERQLTEMLRSYGEEKQAARVARAIVKERQREMIRTTTQLASVVSSVIHPPHQVKSIARVFQALRIAVNGELEQLEAVLPAAYSLLAPGGRMAVISYHSLEDRLVKRFLQQKANPPCVCPPRLPICQCDRTPTMKLITRKPIEPDEAEIASNSRARSAKLRVGERL, encoded by the coding sequence ATGACCGCGAACGAACCTGATGGGTATCATCAGCCGGTCTTGGCTGATGTCGTGGTCTCACTATTGATCACAGATCGTGAGGGGGCTTATCTCGATCTGACGGCGGGGGGCGGAGGTCACCTGAAAAGGTTGGCCGGAGCGTTGGGCGCTCACGCACGACTGTACGGGATCGACCGGGATCCGGAAGCGATCCGCCGCGCGACCGACGAACTGTCACACTTCAAACAATCACATCAGATCATTCAGGCTTCGTTCGGCGATCTCGCCGAGGTGGCGAAGCAGTTTTCAGATAGCGCTTTTGCGGGGATCCTGCTGGATCTCGGAGTATCATCGCGACAGATCGATGATCCGGGACGGGGGTTCTCGTTTCGACAGGAAGGTCCGTTGGATATGCGCATGGACCCGTCATCGGAAACGACGGCGGCGGAGTTGATACAGCAGAGCAGTGAGCGGCAGTTGACCGAGATGCTGCGCTCATACGGAGAAGAGAAACAGGCCGCGCGAGTGGCCAGGGCGATCGTCAAGGAAAGACAGCGAGAGATGATACGGACCACCACTCAGCTAGCATCGGTTGTCTCCTCGGTCATTCATCCCCCCCATCAGGTCAAATCGATCGCGCGGGTTTTCCAGGCGCTTCGGATCGCAGTGAATGGTGAACTGGAGCAGTTGGAGGCGGTGCTTCCGGCGGCGTACAGTTTGCTGGCGCCGGGCGGTCGGATGGCGGTGATCTCCTATCATTCTCTGGAGGACCGGCTGGTGAAGCGGTTTTTGCAGCAAAAGGCGAATCCGCCCTGTGTTTGTCCGCCGCGGTTACCGATTTGTCAGTGCGATCGGACGCCGACCATGAAATTGATCACGCGGAAACCGATAGAGCCGGACGAGGCGGAGATCGCGTCGAACTCGCGCGCCCGTTCCGCCAAACTTCGAGTGGGGGAGAGGCTGTAG
- a CDS encoding PASTA domain-containing protein — MTRTRQENIRLRVIFALVIFFFLLAAGRLAHLQLYLGEKYASIVEKQSTGTITIPAERGMVYDRYGALVAKNVIVSSLYAYPNDVSEVDSVATYLEKFLGLSRGEAVQKFKLEPRKFRWIKRRLADDEAKMVAADNPPGLHLREDSHRAYPLGLVGKQILGFTDIDNKGQSGFELAYDSMLTGKEGYADIRRDGLRNTYRVEEAALLKPTPGRSVVLTVDWRLQDIVESELAHAVDSFNAKQGMAVFIDTRNGDILAMAHYDPLEKDPEKPTKLRAISDQYEPGSVFKIFTAAGVLDRRDVSYSSLVDCENGAWKVGKRVLHDDKRHGLMNFREIIEVSSNIGIAKWAITVDPEEMFDIYKKFGFGKRLRCGLPGEASGQLFTPPKWNDFTVSQLAMGHAVAVTPLQLASAIGVVANDGELLRPRLILGYVDDQGYVVEEQKREVLHRVVDKGLDSLRAFMRGVVEKGTAKAVNSKVVEIAGKTGTAQLPDLETGRYFQNKYAATFGGFFPYDNPTVAGAVILIDPQPMHYGGLTSGPTFRRIVERYAVLNPDLITLPERTLAARSGRVRVTVDLPNFVGRDLEAATQLAEVRGITLRSTADEGTVVWQYPPPDRKVDEGDEVVALVTNPADSVMRMPDLVGLPVKKVTALLSHVGAKFHIRGTGRVVATSIAAGEPFDPKVPVNVECQSI; from the coding sequence ATGACGCGGACGCGGCAGGAAAATATCCGTCTTCGCGTGATTTTCGCCCTGGTGATCTTTTTCTTTTTGCTGGCGGCGGGGCGGCTGGCGCACCTGCAGTTGTATCTGGGCGAAAAGTACGCATCGATAGTCGAAAAGCAGTCGACGGGGACGATCACGATCCCGGCCGAGCGGGGAATGGTGTACGACCGTTACGGCGCTCTCGTAGCAAAGAACGTGATCGTATCATCTTTATATGCCTATCCGAATGATGTCAGTGAAGTTGATTCGGTAGCGACATACCTCGAGAAATTCCTGGGATTGAGCCGGGGCGAGGCGGTCCAGAAGTTCAAGCTGGAGCCGCGCAAATTCCGCTGGATAAAGCGCCGTCTCGCGGATGATGAAGCGAAGATGGTGGCAGCAGACAATCCGCCCGGACTGCACCTTCGTGAAGACAGTCACCGTGCATATCCACTCGGATTAGTGGGGAAGCAGATCCTCGGGTTTACGGATATCGACAACAAGGGGCAGTCAGGTTTCGAGCTGGCGTATGACTCGATGTTGACCGGCAAAGAAGGGTATGCGGATATCCGTCGCGACGGACTGCGCAATACGTACCGGGTCGAAGAAGCGGCGTTGTTGAAGCCGACTCCGGGGAGATCGGTCGTGTTGACGGTAGATTGGCGGTTGCAGGATATCGTCGAGAGCGAGTTAGCCCACGCGGTCGATTCGTTTAATGCGAAGCAGGGGATGGCGGTGTTCATCGATACGCGCAACGGGGATATCCTGGCGATGGCTCACTATGATCCGCTGGAGAAGGATCCGGAGAAGCCGACCAAACTCCGCGCGATCAGCGATCAATATGAACCGGGCTCGGTATTCAAGATCTTCACGGCGGCAGGAGTACTGGATCGCCGCGATGTGAGTTATTCATCATTGGTAGATTGCGAGAACGGCGCCTGGAAAGTCGGGAAACGAGTGCTGCATGATGACAAGCGGCACGGGCTGATGAATTTCCGCGAGATCATCGAGGTGTCATCGAATATCGGGATCGCCAAGTGGGCGATCACGGTCGACCCGGAAGAGATGTTTGACATCTATAAGAAATTTGGATTCGGGAAGAGACTTCGGTGCGGATTGCCGGGAGAAGCATCGGGTCAGTTGTTCACGCCTCCCAAATGGAATGATTTCACGGTGTCGCAGTTGGCGATGGGGCATGCCGTGGCGGTGACGCCGTTGCAGTTGGCCTCGGCGATCGGAGTGGTGGCGAATGACGGTGAGTTACTGCGGCCGCGCCTGATCCTCGGGTATGTTGATGACCAGGGGTATGTGGTGGAAGAGCAGAAGCGTGAAGTGCTGCATCGGGTAGTCGACAAGGGACTTGATTCATTACGAGCGTTCATGCGCGGAGTGGTGGAGAAGGGGACCGCCAAAGCGGTCAATTCCAAGGTAGTTGAGATCGCCGGGAAGACCGGGACGGCGCAATTGCCGGACCTGGAGACGGGGCGGTACTTCCAGAATAAATATGCGGCGACGTTTGGTGGTTTTTTCCCTTATGACAATCCGACGGTAGCGGGTGCGGTAATATTGATCGATCCGCAGCCGATGCATTACGGCGGGTTGACTTCGGGGCCGACGTTTCGCCGGATTGTCGAACGATATGCCGTGCTAAATCCTGACCTGATAACGCTGCCGGAAAGGACTCTGGCGGCGAGGTCGGGACGTGTTCGTGTGACAGTGGATCTTCCGAATTTTGTCGGTCGGGATCTGGAGGCTGCGACGCAGCTTGCGGAAGTACGAGGGATCACGTTGCGCAGCACCGCCGATGAGGGGACGGTAGTTTGGCAATACCCTCCACCCGACCGTAAAGTGGATGAGGGCGACGAGGTCGTCGCCCTTGTCACCAATCCGGCGGACAGTGTGATGCGGATGCCGGATCTGGTTGGATTGCCGGTGAAGAAAGTTACGGCGCTGCTGAGTCATGTCGGCGCGAAATTCCATATCCGGGGGACCGGGCGAGTGGTGGCAACGTCAATAGCGGCGGGGGAGCCATTCGATCCCAAAGTGCCGGTCAACGTGGAATGTCAATCGATCTGA
- a CDS encoding UDP-N-acetylmuramoyl-L-alanyl-D-glutamate--2,6-diaminopimelate ligase has product MKLNELVAEVEGAIITGNGEVDIENLEYDSRQIRPGSLFMAVKGFKEDGYTYVTQALQNGAVAVMGEREGAEGAAVHVQVPDIRKAMADVSARFYGYPGMRIKVCGVTGTNGKTTTCNLIKKIMEARGKKVGLVTSLLYDTGDEQFVAYRTTPESLDMQRLLFLMRKNNCVNAVIETSSHALALHRVDNINYRVAVYTNLTRDHLDFHGTMEDYYQAKAMLVQKLQGPMSYAVINLDVPEFHQLFGELSGPFIAYSLGNKEADVYAGDYEIKPDKTIFDLVTPMGTRTVSFRLPGQFNLMNALAAAAGGLAAGIDLDTVVKGLEDAEPIPGRFNYVEMGQPFAVYVDYAHTPDAIERLCEASRGVMKRGRILLMFGCGGDRDTGKRPLMGTAATTFADHVVVTSDNPRTEDPLEIIEMIKPGLKGHNYEIHADRRGAIAAILAKARPGDVVLLAGKGAERYQEINGVKHEFDDATEAKRALEQLGYTGAVATEGR; this is encoded by the coding sequence ATGAAACTAAACGAATTGGTAGCTGAGGTTGAAGGCGCGATCATCACCGGGAACGGTGAGGTAGATATCGAAAATCTCGAGTACGATTCGCGACAGATCCGTCCGGGGTCGCTATTCATGGCGGTCAAGGGATTCAAGGAAGACGGGTACACTTATGTGACGCAGGCACTGCAGAACGGCGCGGTGGCGGTGATGGGAGAGCGAGAAGGGGCCGAAGGGGCCGCGGTCCATGTGCAGGTGCCGGATATCCGGAAGGCGATGGCGGATGTATCCGCGCGCTTTTACGGCTACCCCGGGATGCGGATCAAAGTGTGCGGCGTGACCGGCACCAATGGAAAGACGACGACCTGCAACCTGATCAAGAAGATCATGGAAGCGCGAGGAAAGAAAGTCGGCCTGGTGACCTCGTTGTTGTACGATACCGGCGATGAGCAGTTTGTGGCATATCGGACGACGCCGGAGTCGCTGGATATGCAGCGGTTGCTGTTTTTGATGCGGAAGAATAACTGTGTGAATGCGGTAATAGAGACCTCGTCGCACGCGCTGGCGCTTCACCGGGTGGACAATATCAATTATCGGGTGGCAGTGTATACGAATTTGACGCGGGACCATCTCGATTTTCATGGAACGATGGAAGATTACTACCAGGCGAAAGCGATGCTGGTGCAGAAGCTTCAGGGGCCGATGAGTTACGCGGTGATCAATCTGGATGTGCCGGAGTTTCACCAGTTGTTCGGTGAATTGAGCGGACCATTCATCGCCTACTCGCTGGGAAATAAAGAAGCGGATGTGTATGCCGGTGATTATGAGATCAAGCCGGACAAGACCATATTCGACCTGGTGACGCCGATGGGGACGCGGACGGTGTCGTTCAGACTGCCGGGGCAGTTCAATTTGATGAATGCACTGGCGGCGGCGGCAGGCGGGTTGGCGGCGGGGATCGACCTGGATACGGTGGTGAAGGGGTTGGAAGACGCGGAGCCGATACCGGGGCGCTTCAACTATGTCGAGATGGGTCAGCCGTTTGCGGTGTATGTCGACTACGCTCACACACCGGATGCGATCGAACGGTTATGTGAAGCCTCGCGCGGCGTGATGAAGCGCGGGCGAATACTGTTGATGTTTGGGTGCGGCGGAGATCGCGACACGGGGAAACGTCCGCTGATGGGAACCGCGGCGACGACCTTTGCGGATCATGTGGTGGTGACTTCGGATAATCCGCGCACGGAAGATCCGCTGGAGATAATCGAGATGATCAAGCCCGGACTGAAAGGGCACAATTACGAAATACATGCGGACCGTCGCGGGGCGATCGCGGCGATCCTGGCCAAGGCACGTCCGGGTGATGTGGTACTGCTTGCCGGTAAAGGGGCAGAACGGTACCAGGAAATCAACGGAGTAAAGCACGAGTTCGATGATGCCACCGAGGCAAAGCGGGCACTCGAACAACTCGGATATACCGGCGCAGTCGCCACAGAGGGACGTTGA
- a CDS encoding UDP-N-acetylmuramoyl-tripeptide--D-alanyl-D-alanine ligase, producing the protein MISLRFDQLAQMTGGRLQTAGSGERTFAGVSIDSRTLKAGELFIALRGERVDGHNFIAQAIERGAAGLMTELSFQGPALTSDVAIVAVPNSHEAMMSLARQYRDMTSAKVVGITGSNGKTTTKEITYTLLSAVDKDVYRSSGNLNNLFGMPLAIMAMPKETRVAVLEMGISQPGEMTKLTQIVRPDLAVITNIGATHLEFLGSLEGVARAKLEMVASSSPEIPVIINADDPVLTREISMYRDNYITFGITHAATFEPEKIQRQSDGTAIVTIEGHRFRLPLFGEHQVYNLLTGYAVARTLGYGFDAVDTEAIQFVTAPMRGQTVTQRGVTFIVDCYNANPESVRLGLKSFATMETSGRRIIILGDMLELGAQAQEYHRQIGALLAQQPFDLAVGVGPLAKSIIGSAAEGGAPKERLQHFGDASTAAKELVGMFKSGDLVYIKGSRGIGLERVFNEFTGEGAGH; encoded by the coding sequence TTGATCAGTTTGCGATTCGACCAATTAGCGCAGATGACCGGTGGCAGGTTACAGACCGCCGGAAGTGGAGAACGGACATTTGCCGGAGTCTCCATTGACAGCCGCACGCTCAAGGCGGGCGAGTTGTTCATTGCGTTGCGCGGAGAGCGAGTCGACGGGCACAATTTTATCGCACAGGCGATCGAGCGCGGCGCGGCGGGATTGATGACGGAGTTGTCATTCCAGGGTCCGGCGCTGACGAGTGATGTCGCGATCGTGGCGGTGCCGAACAGCCATGAAGCGATGATGTCGCTGGCGCGGCAGTATCGGGATATGACCTCGGCGAAGGTGGTCGGTATCACCGGTTCGAACGGGAAAACGACAACGAAAGAGATCACCTATACCCTGTTGAGCGCCGTAGACAAGGATGTCTACCGCTCTTCAGGGAATTTGAATAATCTGTTCGGGATGCCGCTCGCGATCATGGCGATGCCGAAGGAGACGCGGGTGGCGGTGCTGGAGATGGGGATCTCGCAGCCTGGTGAAATGACCAAGCTGACGCAGATCGTCCGTCCGGACCTTGCGGTGATCACCAATATCGGCGCGACCCATCTGGAATTTCTTGGATCACTCGAAGGGGTGGCCCGGGCCAAGCTGGAGATGGTGGCCAGTTCATCGCCGGAGATACCGGTGATCATCAATGCGGATGATCCGGTGCTGACGAGAGAGATCAGCATGTACCGGGATAACTACATCACGTTTGGGATCACGCACGCGGCGACATTCGAGCCGGAGAAGATCCAGCGCCAGTCCGATGGAACGGCGATTGTGACGATCGAAGGACACCGCTTCCGGTTGCCGCTGTTCGGAGAACACCAAGTTTACAATTTGCTGACTGGGTACGCGGTGGCACGGACGCTGGGATATGGTTTTGACGCGGTTGACACCGAAGCGATCCAGTTTGTGACGGCGCCGATGCGCGGTCAGACGGTGACGCAGCGGGGAGTGACGTTTATTGTCGACTGCTACAATGCGAATCCGGAATCGGTGCGGCTTGGGCTGAAATCATTTGCGACGATGGAGACAAGCGGACGCCGGATCATCATTCTCGGAGATATGCTGGAGCTGGGCGCACAGGCGCAGGAATATCATCGACAGATCGGGGCATTGCTGGCGCAGCAGCCATTTGATCTGGCGGTCGGCGTGGGACCATTGGCGAAGTCGATCATCGGGTCCGCCGCCGAGGGTGGCGCGCCAAAAGAGAGATTACAGCATTTCGGCGATGCATCGACTGCCGCAAAAGAGCTGGTTGGCATGTTCAAGTCCGGCGATTTGGTGTATATCAAGGGGTCGCGCGGAATCGGGTTGGAGCGGGTTTTCAATGAGTTTACCGGTGAAGGAGCAGGGCACTAA
- a CDS encoding phospho-N-acetylmuramoyl-pentapeptide-transferase: MFYYFLVPLTEYFSGFNLFRYITFRTAGATITALLICLIFGPLFIKWLQKKQIGEEIRVDGPQSHKKKAGTPTMGGIIILTGIILPTLLWANLSNFYVLMCLLVTIWLGGLGYLDDYFKAIKKQKSGLVARKKFAGQIALGVIFALALVYLAPEGRYDGTTSIPFFKNFVFNLGILYIPWIVFVLAGTSNAVNLADGLDGLAIGLIGICFMAFTAIVYVTGRLDYSNYLQIDYLPGTGELTVFCGAVLGSALGFLWFNSHPAQVFMGDTGSLALGGALGAIGILLKKELLLVIVGGVFVVTALSVIIQVLSYRYRGGKRVFKMAPLHHHFELSGWHENKVVIRFWIMGALCALLTLATLKIR; this comes from the coding sequence ATGTTCTACTACTTCCTGGTGCCGCTCACCGAATATTTCAGCGGATTCAATCTGTTCCGCTATATCACGTTCCGGACGGCCGGGGCAACCATCACGGCATTGCTGATCTGTTTGATATTCGGGCCTTTGTTCATCAAGTGGCTCCAGAAAAAGCAGATCGGCGAAGAGATCCGCGTAGATGGACCGCAGAGTCATAAGAAAAAAGCTGGCACGCCGACGATGGGCGGGATCATCATCCTGACCGGTATCATATTGCCGACGCTTCTCTGGGCGAACCTCTCTAATTTCTACGTCTTGATGTGCTTGTTAGTGACGATCTGGTTGGGGGGGCTGGGGTATCTGGATGATTATTTCAAGGCGATCAAAAAGCAGAAATCGGGATTGGTCGCGCGGAAGAAATTTGCCGGGCAGATCGCATTGGGAGTGATCTTTGCATTGGCTCTGGTGTATCTCGCTCCTGAGGGACGATACGACGGTACAACCTCGATCCCATTTTTCAAGAATTTCGTTTTCAATCTGGGGATACTGTATATCCCGTGGATCGTTTTTGTGCTGGCGGGGACCTCGAATGCGGTGAACCTGGCGGATGGGCTGGATGGGTTGGCGATCGGTCTGATCGGGATCTGCTTCATGGCGTTCACGGCGATCGTGTATGTAACGGGTCGACTTGATTATTCGAATTATCTGCAGATCGATTATCTGCCGGGGACGGGAGAGCTGACGGTCTTTTGCGGCGCGGTGCTTGGGTCGGCGCTCGGATTCTTGTGGTTTAATTCGCATCCGGCGCAGGTCTTCATGGGGGATACCGGCTCGCTGGCATTGGGCGGCGCGCTGGGGGCGATCGGAATACTGCTGAAGAAAGAATTATTGCTGGTGATCGTAGGAGGCGTGTTCGTGGTGACCGCGCTCTCAGTGATCATCCAGGTATTGTCCTATCGGTATCGCGGCGGGAAGCGGGTTTTCAAAATGGCGCCGCTCCATCATCATTTCGAATTATCCGGGTGGCATGAAAATAAAGTGGTGATCCGGTTCTGGATCATGGGGGCGTTGTGCGCGTTGTTGACGCTCGCGACGTTGAAAATACGATGA
- the murD gene encoding UDP-N-acetylmuramoyl-L-alanine--D-glutamate ligase encodes MTLEEKIRGRRVGILGMARSGVASAILAKRKGGKPFVSDNARAELLSEPIARLQKAGIEFEVGGHTDRLLGCDYIVVSPGVPLTMEMLKRARAANIPIFSELEFAAWFCAGQIVAITGTNGKTTTTSLTGEIFKAAGVPTYVCGNIGVAFTDIADQVPSNGVAVVEVSSFQLETVADFRPKACVILNITPDHLDRHGSMDGYKRVKYRITENQGPEDYFIVNRDDEILMTDPAQTQATRLQFSIKDDIAANTFVRDGALWIRFKGRETKVIATDEITIQGPHNLQNAAAAVSLAMTLDIPVSAMAQALKSFPGVEHRLEKAGVVAGITFINDSKATNVDSVVVAIRSMRTPTYLIMGGRHKGAPYTPIIEVGKPMIQGVIAIGESREKIFNDLGKAFPVSFAATLEEAVHKGFEMAHPGETVLLSPGCSSFDMFENFEHRGRVFKETVASLRNGKKKSESVGR; translated from the coding sequence ATGACGTTAGAAGAGAAGATCAGAGGAAGACGAGTCGGTATTCTCGGGATGGCGCGTTCCGGCGTGGCCTCGGCGATCCTTGCGAAGCGCAAGGGAGGGAAGCCGTTTGTCTCAGATAATGCTCGGGCGGAGTTGTTGAGCGAGCCGATCGCGCGCCTGCAGAAGGCGGGGATCGAGTTCGAGGTGGGCGGGCATACCGACCGGCTGCTCGGCTGCGACTATATAGTCGTTTCGCCGGGTGTGCCGTTGACGATGGAGATGCTCAAGCGAGCACGCGCGGCCAACATACCGATCTTTTCAGAGCTTGAATTTGCCGCGTGGTTCTGCGCGGGACAAATCGTGGCGATCACCGGCACGAACGGCAAGACGACGACGACGTCACTGACGGGCGAGATATTCAAGGCGGCGGGTGTGCCGACGTATGTGTGCGGCAATATCGGCGTGGCATTTACGGATATTGCCGATCAGGTGCCATCGAATGGTGTCGCGGTGGTGGAAGTTTCCAGTTTCCAGTTGGAGACGGTGGCGGATTTTCGACCGAAAGCGTGCGTGATCCTGAATATCACGCCGGATCATCTGGATCGGCATGGTTCGATGGATGGATATAAGCGGGTGAAGTACCGCATCACGGAGAATCAGGGGCCGGAAGATTATTTCATTGTCAATCGGGATGATGAGATCCTGATGACCGATCCGGCGCAGACGCAGGCGACAAGACTGCAGTTCTCGATCAAAGATGATATCGCGGCGAATACGTTCGTGCGAGATGGCGCGCTCTGGATACGATTCAAAGGGCGCGAGACTAAAGTGATCGCGACGGATGAGATAACGATACAGGGGCCGCACAATCTGCAGAATGCGGCGGCGGCGGTGTCGCTGGCGATGACGCTCGATATTCCAGTGAGCGCGATGGCGCAGGCATTAAAGTCATTCCCCGGAGTGGAACATCGGCTGGAGAAAGCCGGAGTGGTGGCGGGAATCACGTTCATCAATGATTCCAAAGCGACAAATGTTGATTCGGTGGTGGTGGCGATCCGTTCGATGCGGACCCCGACCTATCTCATTATGGGTGGGCGGCACAAAGGGGCGCCGTATACGCCGATCATCGAGGTCGGCAAGCCTATGATCCAGGGCGTGATCGCGATCGGCGAATCGCGCGAGAAGATATTCAACGATCTGGGGAAAGCATTCCCGGTCAGTTTTGCGGCAACGCTCGAAGAAGCGGTACACAAAGGATTTGAGATGGCGCATCCGGGGGAGACCGTGCTGTTGTCACCGGGGTGCTCCAGTTTTGATATGTTCGAGAATTTTGAACATCGCGGGCGCGTCTTCAAGGAGACGGTCGCATCGCTCAGAAATGGAAAGAAGAAGAGTGAGTCAGTCGGTCGCTAA